Proteins found in one Pseudomonas sp. P8_241 genomic segment:
- a CDS encoding murein L,D-transpeptidase catalytic domain family protein, producing the protein MALIRSGLLFAILLTSLSVTSAYADSLENALVKAAPDANAKVIALAVRASQCSRAQGKPAAQRLAVIDYSLPSTEQRLWVFDLKRRKLLFHELVAHGRNSGENMATLFSNQNESHATSLGLFRTQQSYRGQNGYSLRMEGLEPGFNDNAFDRAIVIHGAPYVSPVLARANGRIGRSLGCPAVRPAIAHQLIDSMKDGQLLFSYYPDQRWLKSSSYINCGGDTVASSDKTTSRQ; encoded by the coding sequence ATGGCGCTAATCCGCTCTGGCCTTTTATTTGCCATTTTACTGACGAGCCTTTCAGTAACGTCAGCCTACGCCGATTCGCTTGAAAACGCGCTGGTCAAAGCCGCACCAGACGCCAATGCCAAAGTCATTGCCCTCGCCGTCCGTGCCTCCCAATGCAGTCGTGCCCAAGGCAAGCCTGCGGCCCAACGACTGGCAGTGATCGACTACTCCCTGCCTTCGACCGAACAACGCCTGTGGGTGTTCGATCTTAAACGACGCAAGTTGCTGTTTCACGAACTGGTCGCCCATGGTCGCAACAGTGGCGAAAACATGGCCACCCTGTTCTCCAACCAGAACGAAAGCCACGCCACCAGCCTCGGATTGTTCCGCACGCAGCAGAGTTATCGCGGCCAGAACGGTTATTCGCTGCGCATGGAAGGCCTGGAGCCCGGCTTCAACGATAACGCTTTTGACCGGGCCATCGTCATTCACGGCGCCCCTTATGTCAGCCCCGTGCTGGCCCGCGCCAATGGGCGGATCGGCAGAAGCCTGGGTTGCCCGGCGGTGAGACCGGCGATTGCACACCAGCTGATCGACTCGATGAAAGACGGCCAGTTGTTGTTCTCCTATTACCCGGACCAACGCTGGTTGAAATCGTCTTCGTACATCAATTGCGGCGGCGACACCGTTGCGTCATCGGACAAGACCACCTCTCGCCAATAA
- a CDS encoding transporter substrate-binding domain-containing protein, which produces MNHIKSTLMLGGLLAFSCGVQAAPSHLDSVMQQGQLRVCTTGDYKPYTAKAENGEYSGIDIAMARTLADSLGVKVEWVPTTWKNLMPDMLAGKCDIAMGGISVTLERQKKAFFSTPLDVDGKIPLVRCEDQSKYQTIEQINQSSVRLVEPAGGTNEAFVHAFLPKAQLQLHDNVTIFQELLDKKADVMITDASEALYQQKQKPGLCAVNPTQYMQYGEKAYLLPRDDMNWKLYVDQWLHLAKVTGNYQKVLGQWVAVPEAK; this is translated from the coding sequence ATGAACCACATAAAAAGCACCTTGATGCTCGGCGGCCTGCTCGCTTTTTCCTGCGGCGTTCAGGCAGCACCCTCGCATCTGGACAGCGTCATGCAACAAGGCCAACTGCGCGTTTGCACCACCGGCGACTACAAGCCCTACACCGCCAAAGCGGAGAACGGCGAGTACTCCGGTATCGATATCGCCATGGCCCGCACACTGGCCGACAGCCTCGGCGTCAAGGTCGAGTGGGTCCCGACCACCTGGAAAAACCTGATGCCCGACATGCTCGCCGGCAAATGTGACATCGCCATGGGCGGGATCTCGGTCACCCTGGAACGGCAGAAGAAAGCCTTCTTCAGTACCCCGCTCGACGTCGACGGCAAAATTCCCCTGGTGCGCTGCGAAGACCAGTCGAAGTATCAAACCATCGAACAGATCAACCAATCGTCGGTACGCCTGGTCGAACCCGCTGGCGGCACCAACGAAGCGTTTGTCCACGCCTTCCTGCCCAAGGCGCAGCTGCAGCTGCACGACAACGTGACGATCTTCCAGGAGCTGCTGGACAAGAAAGCCGACGTGATGATCACCGATGCCTCGGAAGCCCTGTACCAGCAGAAACAAAAACCTGGACTCTGTGCGGTCAACCCGACGCAGTACATGCAATACGGCGAGAAGGCCTACCTGCTACCCCGCGATGACATGAACTGGAAGCTGTATGTGGACCAGTGGCTGCACCTGGCCAAGGTGACGGGCAACTACCAGAAAGTTCTGGGTCAGTGGGTGGCAGTGCCTGAGGCGAAGTAA
- a CDS encoding alpha/beta fold hydrolase, with amino-acid sequence MDLQHRNNINVMGDGPATLIFSHGFGCDQTMWGYLLPHFIARFKIVLYDLVGAGQSDLGAYDRQKYSSLSGYARDLGEIIDQFASGPAIVVGHSVSAMIGALADRQSPGRIAAHVMIGPSPCYIDRDDYVGGFKLEDIHSLLDTLDSNYLGWSSNMAPVIMGAPGQPALGEALTNSFCRTEPEIARQFARVTFMSDNRQDVAGLPTPTLIVQSSDDIIAPVAVGEYLHDVLPDSTLCLVSNVGHCPHMSAPQACAEAMNDFLSPWENAHVD; translated from the coding sequence ATGGACCTTCAACATCGCAACAACATCAACGTGATGGGCGACGGTCCGGCGACACTGATTTTTTCCCACGGTTTTGGTTGTGACCAGACCATGTGGGGCTATCTGCTCCCGCACTTCATCGCACGCTTCAAGATCGTACTGTATGACCTGGTCGGTGCCGGCCAGTCAGATCTGGGCGCCTACGACAGGCAAAAATACAGCTCACTGTCCGGCTATGCCCGAGACCTGGGAGAGATCATCGATCAGTTCGCCAGTGGCCCGGCGATCGTGGTTGGCCACTCCGTCAGTGCCATGATCGGTGCCTTGGCCGATCGCCAGTCGCCGGGTCGAATCGCTGCCCACGTGATGATCGGCCCTTCACCTTGCTACATCGATCGCGACGACTACGTCGGCGGATTCAAGCTCGAGGACATCCACTCATTGCTCGATACCCTCGACAGCAACTACCTCGGCTGGTCCAGCAACATGGCCCCGGTCATCATGGGGGCACCAGGGCAGCCGGCCCTGGGTGAAGCGCTCACCAACAGCTTCTGTCGCACCGAACCCGAGATCGCCAGACAATTTGCCCGAGTGACGTTCATGTCCGACAATCGCCAGGACGTCGCCGGGCTGCCCACGCCAACACTGATTGTGCAATCGAGCGACGACATCATTGCCCCGGTGGCCGTGGGTGAATACCTGCATGACGTCTTGCCCGACAGCACGCTGTGCCTGGTCAGCAATGTCGGACATTGCCCACACATGAGCGCCCCGCAAGCCTGCGCCGAGGCCATGAACGATTTCCTGTCGCCTTGGGAAAACGCCCATGTCGACTGA
- the dusA gene encoding tRNA dihydrouridine(20/20a) synthase DusA translates to MSVTTATPAPLSRRFSVAPMMDWTDRHCRFFLRLLSKNALLYTEMVTTGALLNGDHERFLRHDEAEHPLALQLGGSVPLDLAACARMAQEHGYDEVNLNVGCPSDRVQNNMIGACLMGHPQLVADCVKAMQDAVSIPVTVKHRIGINGRDSYEQLCDFVGTVRDAGCTSFTVHARIAILEGLSPKENRDIPPLRYDVAAQLKADFPELEIILNGGIKTLEACHEHLQTFDGVMLGREAYHNPYVMAQVDQQLFGSTSPIITRAEALAQLRPYIAAHIDAGGSMHHITRHVLGLGTGFPGARKFRQLLSVDIHKAKEPLALLDQAAELLEGR, encoded by the coding sequence ATGTCCGTAACCACCGCCACACCCGCACCGCTCTCCCGCCGCTTTTCCGTGGCGCCCATGATGGATTGGACCGATCGCCACTGCCGGTTTTTCCTGCGCTTATTGTCGAAAAACGCTCTTCTCTATACCGAAATGGTCACCACCGGTGCTTTGCTCAACGGGGATCACGAACGTTTCCTGCGCCATGACGAGGCCGAGCATCCGCTGGCGTTGCAGCTCGGTGGCAGTGTTCCGCTGGATTTGGCGGCTTGCGCGCGCATGGCTCAGGAGCATGGGTACGACGAGGTGAATCTGAACGTCGGCTGCCCGAGTGATCGGGTGCAGAACAATATGATCGGCGCGTGCCTGATGGGGCATCCGCAATTGGTCGCCGATTGCGTGAAGGCCATGCAGGACGCGGTGTCGATTCCAGTGACGGTGAAGCACCGGATCGGGATTAACGGGCGAGACAGTTACGAACAATTGTGTGATTTCGTCGGCACGGTTCGGGATGCCGGCTGTACCAGTTTTACCGTGCACGCGCGGATTGCGATTCTGGAGGGGTTGTCGCCGAAGGAAAACCGTGACATTCCGCCCCTGCGTTACGACGTGGCGGCACAGCTGAAGGCGGATTTTCCGGAGCTGGAGATCATACTCAACGGCGGCATCAAGACACTCGAAGCCTGTCACGAGCATTTGCAGACCTTCGACGGGGTGATGCTGGGTCGGGAGGCGTATCACAATCCTTATGTCATGGCGCAAGTTGATCAGCAGCTGTTTGGCAGTACGTCACCGATCATTACTCGCGCCGAAGCGCTGGCGCAGTTACGGCCTTATATCGCTGCGCACATTGATGCGGGCGGTTCGATGCACCACATCACTCGCCATGTGCTCGGGCTGGGCACCGGGTTCCCGGGGGCGCGCAAGTTTCGCCAGTTGTTGTCGGTGGATATTCACAAGGCCAAAGAGCCTCTGGCATTGCTGGATCAGGCAGCGGAGTTGCTTGAAGGGCGTTGA
- a CDS encoding PAS domain-containing sensor histidine kinase codes for MSTDQPPLPDSHTLFENAPCALVVTKEDGTILRVNLTFSHWLGYSQNELCGRRFQDLLTMGGRIFHQTHWAPLMQMQGSVAEVKLDLIHHDRHALTMLLNGVRREHANGAFYELALFGTTDRDKYERELLNARKLAEALLHEKTVAENALQHAQAELNLAYEKAQRRALFAEQMVAIVSHDLKNPLTAIKMASDILARGQRTAKETQLLGHISQSSERAQRMIADLLDFALARVGQGLGISPSPIDLHTVTDQSTDELRVAFPKASLIHNTLGNGSAHLDADRVQQIIGNLVANSVAYGDLKQPITIISRIDDDVASVSVHNAGPAITQSLIDVLFEPMTRGTESDSELRSVGLGLFIVREIAQAHGGDVSVSSSAENGTVFSVCFPRDPKNSITEARDP; via the coding sequence ATGTCGACTGACCAACCACCCTTACCCGATTCGCACACCCTGTTCGAAAACGCGCCATGCGCCTTGGTGGTGACGAAAGAGGACGGCACGATCCTGCGGGTCAACCTGACCTTCAGCCACTGGCTCGGTTACAGCCAGAACGAGCTCTGCGGCCGACGCTTCCAGGACTTGCTAACCATGGGCGGGCGTATTTTTCATCAGACCCATTGGGCGCCGCTGATGCAAATGCAGGGCTCGGTCGCCGAGGTGAAGCTCGACCTGATCCATCACGACCGCCATGCCCTGACCATGCTGCTTAACGGCGTACGGCGCGAGCACGCCAACGGCGCGTTTTATGAACTGGCGCTATTCGGCACCACCGACCGTGACAAGTACGAACGCGAGCTACTCAACGCCCGCAAACTCGCCGAAGCGCTGCTGCACGAAAAAACCGTCGCCGAAAACGCACTCCAGCACGCGCAGGCCGAACTCAACCTGGCCTACGAAAAAGCCCAGCGCCGCGCCTTGTTCGCTGAGCAAATGGTCGCCATTGTCAGCCATGACCTGAAAAACCCGCTGACCGCCATCAAGATGGCCTCGGACATCCTCGCCCGAGGCCAGCGCACAGCCAAGGAAACCCAACTGCTCGGCCACATCAGCCAATCGTCCGAGCGCGCCCAACGCATGATCGCCGACCTGCTCGACTTCGCGCTCGCCCGCGTCGGTCAGGGCCTGGGCATCTCGCCATCGCCCATCGACCTGCACACTGTTACTGACCAAAGCACTGACGAACTGCGCGTCGCATTTCCAAAGGCCAGCCTGATCCACAACACCTTGGGCAATGGCAGCGCCCATCTGGATGCCGACCGTGTTCAGCAAATCATTGGCAACCTCGTCGCCAACAGTGTGGCCTATGGCGACCTGAAACAGCCCATCACAATCATCTCGCGAATTGACGATGACGTGGCGTCGGTGTCCGTGCACAACGCAGGGCCAGCGATCACGCAATCGTTGATCGACGTGCTCTTCGAGCCCATGACCCGCGGCACCGAGAGTGACAGCGAACTGCGCAGCGTAGGGCTGGGATTGTTTATCGTCAGGGAAATCGCCCAGGCCCATGGCGGCGATGTTTCGGTCAGTTCCAGTGCAGAAAACGGCACGGTGTTCAGCGTTTGTTTTCCCCGTGACCCAAAAAATTCCATCACAGAAGCCCGAGACCCATGA
- a CDS encoding arylamine N-acetyltransferase family protein, producing the protein MSEPHLTHLGLYLQRLGFDAPPAPTLENLRLLQLRHTGAFPFENLTTLSGEPVLIDLPSIEQKVLHEGRGGYCYELNNLFLALLQELGYDARAISGRVVMGQPEGAWTARTHRLSLVIIDDVRYISDVGFGGMVPTAPLLLDSRIGQFTPHEPYRIDQHVDGYTLRANVAGEWRPMYIFDLQRQEDIDFTVGNWYVSTHPESSFARQLMVARTGEGWRRTLNNGSFAIHRVGEDSERRQLSDVQELIELLQAEFAIRVPEHGQLRQTLERLIAAPKQA; encoded by the coding sequence ATGAGCGAACCACATTTGACCCACCTTGGGCTATACCTGCAACGCCTGGGCTTCGATGCGCCCCCGGCACCGACCCTGGAAAACTTGCGACTGCTACAGCTGCGCCACACCGGCGCGTTCCCGTTTGAAAACCTCACTACGTTGTCCGGCGAGCCAGTACTCATCGACCTGCCGTCGATCGAGCAGAAAGTCCTGCACGAGGGTCGGGGCGGCTACTGCTACGAACTCAATAATCTGTTCCTGGCCTTGCTCCAGGAACTGGGCTACGACGCGCGGGCCATCAGCGGCCGGGTAGTGATGGGGCAGCCGGAGGGTGCGTGGACGGCGCGGACTCATCGCTTGAGCCTGGTCATTATCGATGACGTGCGATACATCTCTGACGTCGGCTTCGGCGGCATGGTGCCGACCGCGCCACTGCTGCTGGACTCTCGAATCGGGCAGTTCACGCCTCACGAACCCTATCGCATCGATCAGCATGTCGACGGCTACACCCTGCGCGCCAATGTCGCTGGCGAATGGCGCCCGATGTACATATTCGATCTGCAACGCCAGGAAGACATCGATTTCACTGTCGGCAACTGGTACGTCTCGACCCACCCCGAATCTTCATTCGCCCGGCAACTGATGGTGGCGCGCACCGGGGAGGGTTGGCGACGCACACTCAACAACGGCAGCTTTGCCATTCACCGGGTCGGCGAGGACAGCGAGCGACGGCAGCTGAGTGATGTGCAGGAGTTGATTGAGCTGCTGCAGGCCGAGTTCGCCATTCGTGTGCCGGAGCATGGGCAGTTGCGGCAAACGCTTGAACGATTGATCGCGGCGCCGAAACAGGCTTAG
- a CDS encoding exodeoxyribonuclease III, with amino-acid sequence MKKLRIATFNVNGIRARLPNLLAWLEREKPDIACLQELKSVDSAFPVAELEAAGYGAIWHGQASWNGVAILAREVQPLESRRGLPGDESDSHSRYLEAAVHGVLVGCLYLPNGNPQPGPKFDYKLAWFERLIRYAESLQGSEHPVVLAGDYNVVPTDLDIYNPRSWLKDALLQPQSRECYQRLLDQGWTDSLRHLYPNDRLYTFWDYFRQHWQKNSGLRIDHLLLNPALSPYLQEAGVDAWVRNEPHASDHAPTWIQLNSRKRR; translated from the coding sequence ATGAAGAAGTTGCGAATCGCGACATTCAACGTCAACGGCATACGCGCCCGGCTGCCAAACCTGTTGGCGTGGCTCGAGCGCGAGAAACCCGACATTGCCTGCTTGCAGGAGCTGAAATCGGTCGACAGTGCCTTCCCGGTCGCTGAACTGGAAGCGGCCGGTTATGGCGCGATCTGGCACGGTCAAGCGTCGTGGAACGGGGTGGCGATTCTGGCGCGCGAGGTGCAACCGCTGGAAAGCCGGCGTGGACTGCCGGGCGACGAGAGCGACAGTCACAGCCGTTATCTGGAAGCGGCGGTTCACGGCGTGTTAGTGGGCTGCCTGTATTTGCCCAATGGCAATCCGCAGCCGGGGCCGAAGTTCGATTACAAGCTGGCCTGGTTCGAGCGCTTGATCCGCTATGCCGAGTCTCTCCAGGGGAGCGAGCACCCGGTTGTGTTGGCCGGCGACTACAACGTCGTACCCACCGATCTGGACATCTACAATCCGCGCTCCTGGCTCAAGGACGCATTGCTGCAACCGCAGAGTCGCGAGTGCTATCAGCGTCTGCTGGACCAGGGCTGGACCGACTCGTTACGCCACTTGTATCCAAACGATCGGCTCTACACGTTCTGGGATTATTTTCGTCAGCACTGGCAGAAAAATTCCGGTTTGCGTATTGATCACCTGCTGCTCAATCCTGCCTTGAGTCCTTATCTGCAGGAGGCCGGTGTTGATGCGTGGGTACGCAACGAACCTCACGCCAGTGACCATGCGCCGACCTGGATCCAGTTGAATTCGCGTAAGCGGCGTTGA
- a CDS encoding L,D-transpeptidase family protein gives MVQLTRLFVISRMFFMGFLISGAAIAQTSPIEPVSPASNEIDAAAPDDAIGQAIQATLEPLRSAFPPVLTARRHQRVDVDRVVMDFYMHRHYRAAWTDDRDVTQLLKSLNDTQIDGLNPADFSITELAQAHEALVAAMPSTTQRAMFDLAATRSFITALLQLRRGKVDPSRLDIHWNFDPAGVDPREDMNNLFAALDAHDVARAFAQAPPQEIIYRDLREGLAKLRQVRSAGGWPKVTEGQSLKPGMDGVAVGQLRARLVAGGYLAPGASKKALYDDKVIAAVKQYQTEQYLGADGVAGAATLAALNVPVEARIDQVRVNMERARWLLYKLQGTFVIVDIAGYKVAMYRDGLPIWRSRVQVGKPVRSTPVFQAEITYITFNPTWTVPPTILKQDVIPKIQNDPGYLAANRIRVLDRQGNVLSPSSVDWSNPRGISLRQDAGPDSSLGQVVIRFPNDYAIYLHDTPHRELFAKTVRATSSGCIRVENPLQLVELLFNDPVRWNRAGIEKQLANGRTENIRLPVKVPVLLAYWTVDLSNEGRVTFKPDIYDYDARVLKGLNVPTRLPALDLRNAQTPLVVTGENKP, from the coding sequence ATGGTGCAATTAACAAGGTTATTCGTCATAAGCCGCATGTTTTTTATGGGCTTTCTGATCAGCGGTGCAGCGATCGCGCAAACTTCGCCGATTGAGCCGGTATCTCCGGCAAGCAACGAAATTGATGCCGCAGCGCCGGATGATGCAATCGGCCAAGCGATCCAGGCAACGCTGGAACCGCTGCGCTCGGCGTTTCCACCAGTGCTCACGGCCCGACGCCATCAGCGTGTGGATGTCGATCGGGTGGTCATGGACTTTTACATGCATCGCCACTATCGCGCGGCGTGGACGGACGACCGCGATGTGACGCAGTTGCTCAAAAGCCTCAACGACACCCAGATCGATGGTCTGAATCCGGCGGATTTCAGCATCACGGAGTTGGCGCAGGCCCATGAGGCGCTGGTGGCGGCGATGCCTTCGACGACCCAGCGGGCAATGTTCGACCTGGCGGCGACCCGCAGTTTCATTACCGCGTTGCTTCAGTTGCGCAGGGGTAAAGTTGATCCGTCGCGGCTGGACATTCACTGGAACTTTGACCCGGCCGGTGTCGATCCCCGCGAGGACATGAACAATCTGTTCGCCGCCCTCGATGCCCATGACGTGGCACGTGCATTCGCCCAGGCGCCTCCGCAAGAGATCATCTACCGCGACCTGCGTGAAGGGCTGGCGAAGTTGCGTCAGGTTCGCAGTGCCGGTGGCTGGCCAAAAGTCACTGAGGGCCAATCGCTCAAGCCCGGTATGGACGGGGTGGCGGTCGGGCAACTGCGTGCGCGCCTGGTGGCGGGTGGATATCTGGCGCCTGGCGCGTCGAAAAAAGCCCTCTACGACGACAAAGTCATCGCAGCGGTGAAACAGTACCAGACCGAGCAATACCTGGGCGCTGATGGTGTGGCGGGGGCGGCGACGCTGGCGGCGTTGAACGTCCCCGTCGAGGCGCGGATCGATCAGGTGCGAGTCAATATGGAGCGTGCGCGCTGGCTGTTGTACAAGCTTCAGGGCACGTTCGTCATTGTCGATATCGCCGGGTACAAGGTGGCGATGTATCGCGATGGGCTGCCGATCTGGCGCTCGCGGGTGCAGGTTGGTAAACCGGTACGCAGCACGCCGGTGTTCCAGGCCGAGATCACCTACATCACGTTCAACCCGACCTGGACCGTACCCCCGACGATCCTCAAGCAGGATGTGATTCCGAAGATTCAAAACGACCCGGGCTATCTGGCTGCCAACCGCATTCGTGTGCTGGATCGCCAAGGCAATGTGCTCAGTCCGTCGAGCGTCGACTGGAGCAATCCGCGGGGCATCAGCCTGCGCCAGGACGCCGGGCCTGACAGCTCGCTGGGTCAGGTGGTGATTCGCTTCCCCAACGACTATGCGATTTATCTGCATGACACCCCCCATCGCGAATTGTTTGCCAAAACCGTTCGGGCCACCAGTTCGGGCTGTATCCGGGTGGAAAATCCGTTGCAACTGGTCGAGTTGTTGTTCAACGACCCGGTACGCTGGAACCGCGCAGGTATTGAGAAGCAATTGGCCAATGGCAGAACCGAGAACATCCGGCTACCGGTAAAAGTGCCGGTACTGCTGGCTTACTGGACCGTAGACCTGAGCAACGAGGGGCGGGTGACCTTCAAGCCGGATATCTACGATTACGACGCCCGGGTCCTGAAGGGGCTGAATGTGCCGACCAGATTGCCGGCGCTGGATCTGCGCAACGCGCAGACTCCGCTGGTGGTGACGGGAGAAAACAAGCCATAG
- a CDS encoding DUF1254 domain-containing protein — protein sequence MLIPQTLTAVALTVAVFAVFPLASHAQSKLTAEEAHAIGVDAYVYFYPLLTMDITRKQFTNIEPGKEFGKGPMNMFVSVPQYPPADFKGVVRSNFDTLYSIAWLDLTKEPLVIAAPDTDGRFYLLPMLDMWSDVFASPGWRTTGTEMGQFLVTPPGWTGKVPDAMDHLPAPTPFVWVIGRTKTDGAADYAAVHKIQAGYTVTPLSRVGKEPEAVSVKVDPAVDMKTPPKIQVDTMSAANYFAYAAELLKVNPPHSTDQPMLAQIKRIGIEAGKPFDMQALDPQIKAALQTVPQDAQALMTWKVPTLARVVNGWSMNTDTMGVYGNYYLKRAIVAQVGLGANLPEDAIYPLNIGDSNGKPLNGANKYILHFNKGETPPVNAFWSITLYDPEGFQVANSLDRFALSSWMPFKTNADGSLDIYFQNESPGKDLEANWLPAPKGPFNLTMRLYGPKPEALNGKWDPAPVKQL from the coding sequence ATGTTGATCCCCCAAACATTGACAGCCGTTGCTCTAACCGTCGCCGTTTTCGCTGTTTTTCCGCTCGCCAGCCACGCTCAATCGAAACTCACAGCTGAAGAAGCTCATGCCATCGGCGTGGATGCCTACGTGTATTTCTATCCGTTGTTGACCATGGACATCACCCGCAAACAATTCACCAATATCGAGCCGGGCAAGGAGTTCGGCAAAGGTCCGATGAACATGTTTGTGAGCGTGCCGCAGTATCCACCTGCGGATTTCAAGGGTGTGGTGCGCTCCAATTTCGACACCCTGTATTCGATCGCCTGGCTCGACTTGACCAAGGAACCGTTGGTGATCGCGGCGCCGGACACGGATGGACGTTTCTATCTGCTGCCAATGCTCGACATGTGGAGTGATGTGTTCGCTTCGCCCGGCTGGCGCACCACCGGAACCGAAATGGGGCAGTTTCTGGTGACGCCGCCGGGCTGGACCGGCAAGGTGCCCGACGCAATGGATCATTTGCCGGCGCCGACGCCGTTTGTCTGGGTCATCGGTCGCACCAAGACGGACGGCGCGGCCGATTACGCGGCAGTGCACAAGATCCAGGCCGGCTACACCGTGACGCCGTTATCCCGAGTGGGTAAGGAGCCTGAAGCGGTCAGTGTGAAAGTCGACCCGGCAGTGGACATGAAAACGCCGCCGAAGATACAGGTCGATACGATGTCAGCGGCCAACTACTTCGCCTATGCGGCCGAACTGCTGAAAGTGAACCCTCCCCACAGTACCGATCAACCGATGCTCGCGCAGATCAAGCGTATCGGCATCGAGGCGGGAAAACCGTTCGACATGCAGGCCCTGGACCCACAAATCAAAGCGGCGTTGCAGACCGTGCCCCAGGATGCGCAGGCACTGATGACCTGGAAAGTCCCGACCCTGGCCCGCGTCGTCAATGGCTGGTCGATGAACACCGACACCATGGGCGTTTACGGAAACTACTACCTCAAACGCGCCATCGTGGCGCAGGTCGGGCTAGGTGCCAATCTTCCCGAGGATGCGATTTATCCGTTGAATATCGGGGACAGCAACGGCAAGCCACTCAACGGTGCGAACAAATACATACTGCATTTCAACAAAGGCGAGACGCCGCCGGTGAATGCCTTCTGGTCAATCACCTTGTATGACCCTGAAGGGTTTCAGGTCGCCAACTCGCTCGACCGTTTTGCGCTCAGCAGTTGGATGCCGTTCAAGACCAACGCCGATGGTTCGCTGGATATCTATTTCCAGAACGAAAGCCCCGGCAAGGATCTTGAGGCCAACTGGTTGCCCGCGCCCAAAGGGCCGTTCAATCTGACCATGCGCTTGTACGGTCCGAAGCCTGAAGCGTTGAATGGAAAATGGGACCCTGCACCGGTCAAGCAATTGTGA